Sequence from the Parvicella tangerina genome:
GGAGTCGTGTCTCGATCTCCTCCTCCCAAAGAAGTTTGTTGCGCACATTGAGCGAAACCAATGACAACCAAAACAAGGCAGTATAATATCGACTTATTCAACTATAGTATTCGTTCAATTAATTTAGCTATTCTTTCTAACCCTTCTACATCCGCTTCGTCAAAATCATCCAACCGATCACTATCAACATCCAGCACACCAATTACGTTGCCTTTAGTGTCTTGGATGGGAACAACAACTTCTGATTTGGATGCACTACTGCAAGCAATATGACCAGGAAACTCGTCTACATTCGGAACAAGTTGTGTTTGATTTTTCTCCCAGGCAACACCACAAACTCCTTTACCTTTTTTAATTCTTGTACACGCCAGAGGTCCTTGAAAGGGCCCCAAAACTAGTTCCTCATCCTTTACCAAGTAAACGCCCACCCAGAAAAAGCCAAAGCCATATTTAAGGCAAGCCATGATGTTCGCCAAATTAGCTGTAACATCAGTTTCGTCTTCAATGAGCATATTCAGCTGAGCTAGTGCTTCATCGTATTGCTCTTTTTGAGACTTGTCTTTTTGAATTATAAATGATTCTGCCATGATTTAATGTGTTGGCAGCAAAGTTAAACTTATTGTCTTACAAACAACTTAAAGCCCTTACCGTGAACGTTTACGATCTCTACGTTCTCATCCTGCTTGAGGTATTTACGAAGCTTCGCAATATAAACATCCATGCTTCGGCCATTAAAATAGTTGTCATCTCCCCAAACAGCTTTTAAGGCATTGTTTCTCTCCAACACACCATTTACGTTCTTACAAAGCAACTTCAATAACTCATTTTCTTTAGTGGTTAGTTTGTGTTGCTCTTCCCCAAGCTTAAGCTGGCGCTCCTCAGAGTTGAATAGGTATTTACCAATTTGGAACTGGGTCATATCTTCCTCTTCACTTCCTGCTCTTCGCATAATGGCTTGAATACGCACCAATAGCTCTTCCATGGAGAATGGCTTGGTCATGTAGTCGTCAGCCCCAACGGCAAAACCTTTTAAAGTATCCTCCTTGAGTGATTTTGCAGTTAAGAAGAGCATAGGAACCTTTTTGTCAATCCCACGAATTTCCTCCGCCAATGTGAAACCGTCTTTTACAGGCATCATGACATCCAATATCAAGAAGTCATAGTCTTCTTTTACGAACAGGTCGTAGCCTTTTTGACCATCTGTTGCCAGGGTACAGTTATATCCTTTTGCAATCAGGTATTCGCTCAGTAATGCACCCAAGTTTGGGTCGTCCTCAACTAAAAGTATATTGATTTTCTTACTCATCTTCGTTAGGTTTAATAGTTGGTAAAAATATGATGAAGGTACTGCCTTTTCCAAGTGAACTATCCAAAGAAATTTCACCGTCATGGTTTTCCACGATTGACTTTACATAGCTTAATCCAAGCCCAAATCCTTTGACATCATGCCGATCTCCAGTTGGTACACGATAGAGCTTTTCAAAGACTTTATTCTGATGTTCTTTAGCAATGCCGATGCCATTATCTTTAATCTTGATAACTACTCCGCCCACCAACTTTGTGACGTTAATACTTATCTCTGGCGCACCCGCTGTGTACTTAATAGCATTGTCCAGCAAATTGTAAAAGACGTTTGAGATATGTACTTTATCTGCATAGATATTAGTGTCTTTTGCTTCATTGATAATTGTGAGGGAACCACCTCGTTTTTGAACCTGAATGTTAATATGCTGCACGGCACTTTCAATTACTTCGTCAAGCGATACAGTGGATTTTTTCAATTTCAACTCACCCCTTTCGATAACCGCACTTTGCAAAACACTTTCAACGAGTGTTCCCAATCTTTTATTCTCATCAGAGATCATGTTGACAAAACGTTCTCTGGAAGTTTCTGTTTTTCCAATATCTTGATCACTCAACGCCTCACAGGCCAATGAAATGGTTGAAATAGGCGTCTTCAACTCATGGGTCATATTGTTAATGAAGTCGTTTTTAATAATGGATAGCTTTTTCTGCTTAACGATCGTACTGATGGTATAGTAGAACGCAAAAATGATAATCAACAGGAACAATGCAGAAAAACCAAGCATCATCCACATGGACCTGATTACAATTCCTCGCTCATCGGGAATACTCATCAGCAAGAAATAACGTGCTCCAAACATATCCAGCGGAAAAAGTTCAACCTGATATTTACTGTTCAACAATTTATCTTCATCGGTAGTGTTGGCATAATGCATCTCGCCAAAATCATTGAAAACACCGAATTTAAACTTGGCTTTGATACCGTTAGTCAAGAGCACTCGATCAATAATTGAATCCAACACCTCTTGTGGCAGTCTTTCTTCTATCGGCAATGGATTGCCAAAGGAAAACAGTTCCTGCATCAGGTCATTCATCATCTTGTTTTTCGCCTGAATATTCGTGCTGGCATTGGAGTAGTGAATTGCCCC
This genomic interval carries:
- a CDS encoding sensor histidine kinase, whose product is MFQKSYIIIITIISGIALLGLVFIQFYWINGAIEQGRNELENKVNASMVDIIDEVNRYEAMHVMQEKDPYQLINKINQKVHGTIVYDSVTGAIHYSNASTNIQAKNKMMNDLMQELFSFGNPLPIEERLPQEVLDSIIDRVLLTNGIKAKFKFGVFNDFGEMHYANTTDEDKLLNSKYQVELFPLDMFGARYFLLMSIPDERGIVIRSMWMMLGFSALFLLIIIFAFYYTISTIVKQKKLSIIKNDFINNMTHELKTPISTISLACEALSDQDIGKTETSRERFVNMISDENKRLGTLVESVLQSAVIERGELKLKKSTVSLDEVIESAVQHINIQVQKRGGSLTIINEAKDTNIYADKVHISNVFYNLLDNAIKYTAGAPEISINVTKLVGGVVIKIKDNGIGIAKEHQNKVFEKLYRVPTGDRHDVKGFGLGLSYVKSIVENHDGEISLDSSLGKGSTFIIFLPTIKPNEDE
- a CDS encoding GAF domain-containing protein — protein: MAESFIIQKDKSQKEQYDEALAQLNMLIEDETDVTANLANIMACLKYGFGFFWVGVYLVKDEELVLGPFQGPLACTRIKKGKGVCGVAWEKNQTQLVPNVDEFPGHIACSSASKSEVVVPIQDTKGNVIGVLDVDSDRLDDFDEADVEGLERIAKLIERIL
- a CDS encoding response regulator transcription factor; this translates as MSKKINILLVEDDPNLGALLSEYLIAKGYNCTLATDGQKGYDLFVKEDYDFLILDVMMPVKDGFTLAEEIRGIDKKVPMLFLTAKSLKEDTLKGFAVGADDYMTKPFSMEELLVRIQAIMRRAGSEEEDMTQFQIGKYLFNSEERQLKLGEEQHKLTTKENELLKLLCKNVNGVLERNNALKAVWGDDNYFNGRSMDVYIAKLRKYLKQDENVEIVNVHGKGFKLFVRQ